CCCGGGCCTTGtagtatatatccatatatatatttatgatttctaattttattataaaataaaagcagaaatatttcCCGAAGAACATTCACATGAGGGCATGACAGGGAGACGGCAAGTCCGCGGCTGGGGAGGCACACTCTGCCGGGAGCACTGTCGCCACAGTCccgggaggaagaggagagagcatggcctcacagagagaaagagaggcaagtgCGCCATGCGTGGTCCTTTCTCTTTCGCTTAAGTCGCTAGGCGCACAGCTGACACCTGCAGCCCCGCTGAACCCCAGGGAGGGCCTCTGGGGAAGGCCTGgttcctctgctctcccccctGCCGCGTCCACCCCTGAAAGTGAGGCAGGAGGACGCAAATCGGTgtccagaggggaggaggaaggctgaGGGGGTACAGACCCGAGGGCCAGGAGCGCAAGGGGCTGCCAGAGGAGAGAcggaaaaacagaaatagagaaaaggaaaagtggtGAGGGGTGACAAGCCAGAAATACAAAGGGTCGGGAAACCGGGGAAAGcaagaaggagggaggcaggataagagagatggaagggaagggactggaaaaaaagagcaagggaggcaaggagagggaaggaacagGAAAGAAGGGGTGAGAAGGtcgggagagagagagtgtgagaacGGTGTATAATTTATTCCCTTCCCCGGTTCAAGGCCCGGTCCCAGGCCTCCGAGGGATCCCGGGAGCAACTTGTTGGAAGCCAATCCCGGACACAGACCAGACCAAGGCGCCGTCCACCCTGCCCGGGCCGGCGGTTCTGCTGGGCAGCGCGCGGGTCTCTCAGTACCTGGTGGGGCGCCCTCCCGACACCGCCTCTCGGGTCCCCAGCGCCACGCCGCGAAGGCCAGCGCGCGAGGCCGCGGGGCTCTAGGAGCCCAGGTCCACGAGGTTGGCCGACATGGGGTtgaggatggagtcctgcagGCCGTGGTGGTGCTGCAGCGGGTCCGCGCCGCCTGCGCCCGGCACGGGCACGGGCACGGCGCTGGGGCCGGGAGGGTGGCCCAGGCTGTGCAGGGACGGcagcccgggcggcggcggcgggctgaGCAGCAGCGCGGGGCTGGACGACGAGTGGTCCGGCGTCCCCGACGGCGTCTTCTCGTCCTCCGAGCTGCCTAGCACCGACTTGCCGCTGCCGTTCAGCGACGCAGCCAGCGGGTTGTGGCTGTTGGAGTTGGAGTTTTCACTGTTCTCCCTGCAAGTGCAGGAGCAGAGCGGCCGGGTCAGCCGGGGAAACCgaggccgccccgcgccgccgcgtCCCCCGGAGCCGACCCCGCCGCTCGCCTCGGCGCCAGAGCCGCCCAGCGCTGCTTGCGGGGCTGTTTTCGGTTTCTACCATTTTCTCCGCCTGGCCTGGGGCTCTCCTTCTTTCTGCCAGTTCTCTTAATCGCTCAGTACAAgatttctctctcttgcccttttcTCTGTACCGTTTCTTGTTCTTAACCTCTTGAATAGCTTTCCAGTTCTGAGTACGTTCTGCTTGCCCCCCCACTACCCCCTGCGCTGAGTTTCTAACATTTCTTTCCCAGAGGAGAGCGGCTGGGGAGCGAGGCTCAGTggagttggggaagggggagacagagaggaagggaagatgcCTGAGTTTTCAGATTCTTGGCTCCTGGAGCCACGGTTGTGGTTGCGGGGAGAAGTGGGGCCAGGGCAGTGAGGGTCCCTAGATCCTAGGCTGCCGGCCTCATGTGAAGTTAGGGATCTCACAGGTCTGCACTTCTCGttgctttttttccacttaagGGAAAACTTCTAATTGGGGTTCAGGTTCCTGGAGCTAAGATCCAAACTGGCAGGTCTTGGGAGGGTTCTCCTTGCTGGGCCGAAGGGCAAGGCCCTAAGGTGGTAGCACTCCCTTACCGTGGTGGCACGGTGCAAACCGCAGCTGGGAGTCTGGAGGCTGTAGGGGCTTGGAGGGCAGCCCTTGGGAGAAGAATGGAGGGGATGGCTAATCCCGGCCTAGagttttccaacatacagaaacTGAGAGATTCGGCAGCCCTCACCTGGGGCCTGGCCTGAGAACCAAGTTCTTCAGGAGTCTGGATGCATGCCAGGCTGGGTAGAAGGGGACCCCAGCAGGGAGAACCCACCTCCTGCTCAGCCTTTGCCTGTCGGCCCCAACCAGATTTGGAGATTTGAAACCTTGGGTAGATTGTTTCTTCACTGGCTTCCCAAgacctttcctttctgttttcctggaaGGGAACTTCCTACATGGCTGGCAGCTGAGACCTTACAACTGCAGATACCCCAACCTCATTGTCTGGGAGGCCAGGGTCGGCCTGAagctccccttcctcttccagaGATCTGGTTCCACTGTTCAGcaatcccaccccaccccctcgcccTAATCATTTACTCTGGGCTGCACATGCCCCATATCACCAACCCCAGGTGTCTTGTTTGGCTGTTACACTTAGGCTGGATTTCTTTCCCACCATCGGGTTTTCTCCCATTTCCCTCTTTATATTTGGGGTTCAGGGGGGCCACAGACTGGCAGCCACAAGGGCCTAATGGTTCTGTTAGGCTAGTTCAGGAAGTCCTGGTTTCCTTGAGGACAAGCAACTCCCAGCCCTTCTGTTGCTCTCAGCTCATCCCAGACCTACCGATCCACTCCCTAAAGACAGTGGGGCCTTAGGGGAGAAGAGTTGAGGGGGCCTGGCAGGCCAGGGAAGGGCTGCTGGTCCAGAAGGCAGGAAAAGGGGCATGtgtttctcttttgctctccTACAGCTGACACTTCCTCTCGGCCTTGCTCCTCTTGGTCCTTTCTATGCAAGATATAAGACTCTCCAAGATATAAGACTCTCCCTATCAACTTCCATATCCAGACAAGGAAGATTCTTGCCAAGGCCCCTCCACGTCCAGATCACACCAGGAAACTATCAGTCTCAATCCTGACCCCAATCACACTTTGGCTGAGGGCTGTTTAAGGCGAACAGGAAGTGCCGGGCAGTGCCCGTGAATTCCCACAAGCAGCCCGAAATCTGCACCCCAGCTAGTCCTGACTGGAGACCCCTCTGTCGTGCCTAAGACTGTCACACCCTGCCTGCTGTGCCCCCTTTGCACAGGATCCAGCCACTGTCTTGCTTTTGCCCCAAAGTTCGAGGCTTCTCCACTTTGTTCCCAAGCGACCGGGGAGTTAGTTGACAACTTCCCCGACCGCTTTGCCCGCTTTAGACAAATTTCTGACCTCCTGGTCTCCCACAAGACCTGAGCGCCGGCGGGGTCAGCCGAGGCTGCAGctgggggccggggcagggccggggcacCCGGCGTAGGCCTCCCCCGGGGTCCGTGCACACGTCCTGCgacccctccctccctggagccccGGGGAGGGGAGCTGGCGCCGCAGTTTTACTTACTCGTACCTTTCTTTGGCCTCGGCTGCCCGGTCGCGCTGCCGCCGGTTCTTGAACCAGTTGCTGACCTGCGTGGTGGTGAGGCCCGTGGCCTCGGCCAGCTCGCGCTTCTCGCGCGGGGAGGGGTAGGGGTTGTGCGCGTACCACTCGCGCAGCACGCTGCGACTCTTCTCCTTGAAGCAGTAGCTGGTCTCCTCGCCGTCCCAGATGGAGCGCGGCAGCGGAAACTTGCGGCGCACGCGGTACTTGCCCACGGCGCCCAGGGGCCGGCCGCGCAGCTTCTCCGCCTCGATGTAGTGCGCCTTGAGCCACAGCTGCTGCAGCTTGGCGTGGTTGTGCGGCGAGAACTGGTGGCTCTCCAGGATCTTGTAGAGCTCGCGGAAGTTGCCGCGGTGGAAGGCCACCACCGCCTTGGCCTTGAGCACGCTCTCATTCTTGTGGAGGTGCTCGCAGGCGGGCAGCGACCACAGGAAGCGGCCCAGCCGCTCGATGTTGCCGCCCTGCTGCAGCACCTCGCACACGCACGCCACTTGCTCCTGCGTGAAGCCGAAGGTGGGCAGCATGGACATGGTGCCGgctgcgcccccgcccgcccgcgcgcgcccTCACCGCGCTGCGCCGTCCGGCATGGGCGCCTCCCCGCCGGGTCGTCCGGGccgaggggcgggcggggcggcccccCTGGCCCCGCGCTGTCTCCCGGCGAGCCCCGAGTCACGGCAGCCTGTGCCCGCGccggccgcgccgcccgcgctcctccgcgcccccgccgcctgcGCGCCTGGCCTGCGCCCTCGTCCAAGCCCGGGGGCCGCCCGGGGCGCCGCTCCGCATGctccgcgcccgcccgccgctcccTCGCCCGCTTCTCGCTCGCTCTCCCTCCCGTCTAGCTCGCTCGCtgcttttttaataatattattctAAGCGGGCATGAGGCGCGGCGGCCCGCGCCCTGATTGGTCTGGTTATCTGACCCGGGGCCTGCCCGCGCCAGACAATAGTCGGAGTCAAATTATTCGCCATGGAGACGCTGTCAGTCACTGGTAACCCGAGCCCCGGCGGGTCGGGCGGCTCCCCCCGGCCGGCTCCGCTGACAGATCGCCGGGCTCCGCGCACAGCGGAGGGCGGCCCGAGATGGGAGCGGGAGGCGCTCCAAGAACCCGGGAGGCGGAGAGGACCCGGcaggggccggcggcggcggtgATTGACGGGGCGGACGCCCAAAGAGCAAGGGAGGGGATGGACAAGGagccgggggggtggggtggggggggcggagTGGATCCGCGCGGAGAAGAAAAGGGGAGGATCgaagtggggagggaagaggggagaggagaaggcgGGGAACTGTTTAAGGGGGtgctgggaggaagaggagggagaggggtggcGGGTACCCCGAGGGGTTAGAAACTTAGAGCAGCTTTCGCGTGGGTGCCCTACCCCCACTCCGGCTCTTCGGCGCCCCGCCGGGCGCGCAGTTTTGGGGATAAATTCTGCCCAGGAGACGGCCAGCAGGATGGGAGAGTTTGGACGTGCTTGGGCGCCTCTCAAAGATTTGGCTTTTCCTGCTGGCagtgccccgcccccaccccaggaacTCCGGACCTGGGCGGTCTtcgagggaaagggggagggagtaGGAGAAAGAAGTGGAGAAGATTTGGCAGTGGCCGCAGGCGGACGCCTGAGAATCGGCTTCTTGGAGGATCCCGCCTTTCCTCTCTCCTAACCCGGCCGGCTGCCCCGAGGTCGGTACCGCCCCAGCTCCGCGCCGGGCGCTCTTCGCCGGGCGGGGACTCACACTTAACCCCACGGGTCCCGCGGCCCGGGAAGCACCAGGCGCTCCCGTGGGGCCTCTGCGGAACTCGACTCCTGTGTCCCACGGGGAGGCGAGAGCGGAGTCTAGGAAGCTCGTGGTGCTTCCCCCGTGGGTGGTCCTGGAGGACAGAGTGGGAGCAGGACGCATCCCGCCCTTTGGCCCCTGAGCCCGGACCGGGCTCCGGGCACCTCCAGCCTGGGAACCAGCTCACTGAACTCCGGAATAAGGGGATcctcgggtttttttttttttgtgtccTTCTAAGGGAAGGAAACGTGGAAACACGTGGTGCTGGTTCTCTGGGAGGAGGGCATGGGGAGTCGGTGGAAGATCTGGGGGTAGAATCAGGGGCGGAGGGGGCGTGTTGCTGCTGTTTGTAAGGTTTTGAAAAGCCCGGGGCTTTGCTTCTTCTCGGACTGGTCCTTTCCACTTCCGTTTCCCTTCTTTGCTCTGAGCTGTTGGAGGCTGGAGTCaaccctgctccctgctccaggACCCAAGCCAGCAACAGagcctgggctctgccctcagcttagAAGTGTGGAACCTGTGTCTAGGCCGCGTTTATTTTTCTCCCCCACTCTTTTAAATGTTCTCTGGAGGTTGTGCTAGGAGCACTGGATGGGCATCCAGAACCTTGGGTTCAAGTTTTTGCTTTGCTTGATGTCTATGAGAAAAGCTTGTGTTTATTTCTCTAAGTGTTTATTTCCCTAGCAAGGTTTCCAAAA
The Canis lupus dingo isolate Sandy chromosome 10, ASM325472v2, whole genome shotgun sequence genome window above contains:
- the SIX2 gene encoding homeobox protein SIX2 isoform X1, with the protein product MSMLPTFGFTQEQVACVCEVLQQGGNIERLGRFLWSLPACEHLHKNESVLKAKAVVAFHRGNFRELYKILESHQFSPHNHAKLQQLWLKAHYIEAEKLRGRPLGAVGKYRVRRKFPLPRSIWDGEETSYCFKEKSRSVLREWYAHNPYPSPREKRELAEATGLTTTQVSNWFKNRRQRDRAAEAKERYEENSENSNSNSHNPLAASLNGSGKSVLGSSEDEKTPSGTPDHSSSSPALLLSPPPPPGLPSLHSLGHPPGPSAVPVPVPGAGGADPLQHHHGLQDSILNPMSANLVDLGS
- the SIX2 gene encoding homeobox protein SIX2 isoform X2; amino-acid sequence: MSMLPTFGFTQEQVACVCEVLQQGGNIERLGRFLWSLPACEHLHKNESVLKAKAVVAFHRGNFRELYKILESHQFSPHNHAKLQQLWLKAHYIEAEKLRGRPLGAVGKYRVRRKFPLPRSIWDGEETSYCFKEKSRSVLREWYAHNPYPSPREKRELAEATGLTTTQVSNWFKNRRQRDRAAEAKERENSENSNSNSHNPLAASLNGSGKSVLGSSEDEKTPSGTPDHSSSSPALLLSPPPPPGLPSLHSLGHPPGPSAVPVPVPGAGGADPLQHHHGLQDSILNPMSANLVDLGS